One Defluviimonas sp. SAOS-178_SWC DNA window includes the following coding sequences:
- a CDS encoding efflux RND transporter permease subunit produces the protein MEALARFGIEKSRFTLLVMAGLLLIGALSYLALPKRENPAITIRTVIVTAQFPGMAPERVEDLIAVPLERAAREIGEVEDISTLVTTGRAQLNVAVGDGVPVDELDRVFADIRSKMEDTADDLPDGTSGPVVNTDYGAVAIATIAVTGDGFSYAEIEDAAEDLQTGLYAVPGITKVSLSGTQEERIWLEIDSRRLAAIGIQLPQLLDDLSDQNVILPAGRIDADGTNIVLEANGNLNTLDDVASVLTRLPTGDIVRLRDLMTVRRGYVDPVQQPVYFNGAPAVLVSVEMSDDRDIQKIGRTLRHEIAKLEQAQPIGIAFNLSTFQETNVTRSINGALSNVAQTFGVVLVVMMIFLGLRAALIIASIVPFTVTFALLGMAQWGIDLEQISIAAVIISLGLLVDNGLVVVEDIDRRIKEGAAPPEAAIGAGRQFFVPLAVASITTVSAFLPMLILKGTTGEFAFSLGAVVALMLAGSWLIAHYILPFLAAALLRPKPQAEGGEGTLARLYGRLIRRCLRLGLPIMAGCYLLVFLGIMAFGSLKSEMFPLSERAEYLIYADLPKGSSITATRDEALAIDAWLRDPAANPEVASTTLFVGHGGPRFYLALAPADTDPASAFFVVNTHTFEGAVAAAERARRHLIENHPAVRGRVTRLSMGGSESGIVEVEITGPDGDTLLSAASRVEAAFDTVPDLVLNANDWGNKSLTVAIDIQQEKARELGVTSRDISNVLQAYFSGAEFSVFRDGADQIPIVLRADGAFRDSLEDLANMTIPTDRGLVALDQVAHFRPRLDLSQLRRENQVRRITVSGKSGSLAAAEVEARIAPALAALDLGPGYNVAIGGESADAAEANADLLAGMPYALIVMVAALMFQFNSVRRVAITFLTIPLILIGAPLALLATGQPLSFFAILGLISLMGIIINNAIVLIDQIDIERGAMPLDDAIVTAAVKRLSPVLLTSLTTVLGLVPMALFGGALFEPMAALMIGGLVLASPITLLFVPPLYRLFFRR, from the coding sequence ATGGAGGCGCTCGCCCGGTTCGGGATCGAGAAATCGCGCTTCACGCTCCTCGTGATGGCGGGCCTCCTGCTAATCGGGGCGTTGAGCTATCTCGCCTTGCCCAAGCGCGAGAACCCGGCGATCACCATCCGCACCGTGATCGTCACCGCCCAGTTCCCCGGCATGGCGCCCGAACGCGTCGAGGATCTGATCGCGGTACCGCTGGAACGCGCCGCCCGCGAGATCGGCGAGGTCGAGGACATCTCGACCCTCGTCACGACGGGACGGGCGCAGCTCAACGTGGCGGTGGGCGACGGCGTTCCGGTCGATGAACTCGACCGCGTGTTCGCGGACATCCGCAGCAAGATGGAGGATACCGCCGACGACCTGCCGGACGGCACGTCGGGGCCCGTCGTCAACACCGATTACGGCGCGGTGGCGATCGCAACGATTGCGGTGACCGGCGACGGGTTCTCCTATGCCGAGATCGAGGACGCGGCGGAGGATCTTCAGACCGGGCTCTATGCCGTTCCCGGCATCACCAAGGTCAGCCTTTCCGGTACGCAGGAAGAGCGCATCTGGCTGGAAATCGACAGCCGCCGGCTCGCCGCGATCGGAATCCAGCTTCCGCAGCTTCTCGACGATCTCAGCGACCAGAACGTGATCCTGCCCGCCGGGCGCATCGACGCCGACGGCACCAACATCGTGCTGGAGGCGAACGGCAACCTCAACACGCTCGACGATGTCGCGTCGGTCCTGACCCGGCTTCCGACCGGGGACATCGTTCGCCTGCGCGACCTGATGACGGTGCGGCGCGGCTATGTCGACCCGGTTCAGCAGCCGGTCTATTTCAACGGCGCCCCGGCCGTGCTGGTCAGCGTCGAAATGTCCGACGACCGGGACATCCAGAAGATCGGGCGGACGCTTCGCCACGAAATCGCGAAGCTCGAACAGGCCCAGCCCATCGGCATCGCCTTCAACCTATCCACCTTCCAGGAGACGAACGTCACCCGGTCGATCAACGGCGCCCTGTCGAACGTCGCCCAGACATTCGGCGTCGTGCTCGTGGTCATGATGATATTCCTGGGGCTGCGGGCTGCCCTCATCATCGCCAGCATCGTGCCCTTCACCGTGACCTTCGCGCTTCTCGGCATGGCGCAATGGGGGATCGACCTCGAACAGATCTCGATCGCCGCGGTGATCATCTCGCTCGGCCTTCTGGTGGACAACGGCCTTGTCGTCGTCGAGGACATCGACCGGCGGATCAAGGAAGGCGCCGCCCCGCCCGAGGCCGCGATCGGGGCCGGACGACAGTTCTTCGTGCCGCTCGCCGTGGCCTCGATCACCACGGTCTCCGCCTTCCTGCCGATGCTGATCCTGAAGGGCACGACGGGGGAATTCGCCTTTTCGCTCGGCGCGGTGGTGGCGCTGATGCTGGCGGGATCCTGGCTCATCGCGCACTACATCCTGCCCTTCCTTGCCGCCGCGCTCCTGCGTCCGAAGCCGCAGGCAGAGGGGGGCGAGGGCACGCTGGCACGTCTCTACGGCCGGCTGATCCGGCGCTGCCTGCGGCTCGGCCTGCCGATCATGGCCGGGTGCTACCTGCTCGTGTTCCTCGGCATCATGGCCTTCGGATCGCTCAAGTCCGAGATGTTCCCCCTCTCGGAGCGCGCCGAATACCTGATCTATGCGGATCTGCCGAAGGGCAGTTCGATCACTGCGACCCGCGACGAGGCGCTGGCGATCGATGCCTGGCTGCGGGATCCGGCCGCCAATCCCGAAGTCGCGAGCACCACGCTTTTTGTCGGCCACGGCGGCCCGCGCTTCTACCTGGCGCTCGCGCCGGCCGACACCGATCCCGCCAGCGCCTTCTTCGTTGTCAACACGCATACGTTCGAAGGGGCCGTCGCGGCCGCAGAGCGGGCCCGCCGCCACCTGATCGAGAACCACCCGGCAGTGCGGGGGCGGGTGACGCGGCTCTCGATGGGGGGAAGCGAGTCCGGCATCGTCGAGGTTGAGATCACCGGGCCCGATGGCGACACGCTTCTGTCCGCCGCGTCGCGGGTCGAGGCCGCCTTCGACACGGTGCCCGACCTCGTCCTGAATGCCAACGACTGGGGCAACAAGAGCCTCACGGTCGCCATCGACATCCAGCAGGAGAAGGCGCGCGAGCTTGGCGTGACATCGCGCGACATCTCGAATGTGCTTCAGGCCTATTTCTCCGGCGCGGAGTTCTCGGTGTTCCGCGACGGCGCCGACCAGATCCCGATCGTCCTGCGTGCGGACGGGGCGTTCCGGGACAGCCTCGAAGACCTCGCCAACATGACGATTCCCACCGATCGTGGGCTTGTCGCGCTCGACCAGGTGGCCCATTTCCGGCCGAGGCTCGACCTCTCGCAGCTCCGCCGCGAAAACCAGGTCCGCAGGATCACCGTCTCCGGCAAGAGCGGTTCGCTGGCGGCGGCTGAGGTCGAGGCGCGGATCGCGCCGGCGCTCGCGGCGCTGGACCTCGGCCCCGGCTACAACGTGGCGATCGGCGGCGAAAGCGCCGATGCGGCCGAAGCGAATGCGGACCTCCTCGCCGGGATGCCCTACGCGCTCATCGTGATGGTCGCGGCGCTGATGTTCCAGTTCAACTCGGTCCGGCGCGTGGCGATCACCTTCCTGACCATCCCCCTGATCCTGATCGGCGCGCCCCTGGCCTTGCTCGCGACCGGCCAGCCGCTGTCGTTCTTCGCCATCCTCGGGCTGATTTCGCTGATGGGGATCATCATCAACAACGCCATCGTCCTGATCGACCAGATCGACATCGAGCGCGGGGCGATGCCGCTCGACGACGCCATCGTCACGGCGGCGGTAAAACGGCTGAGCCCGGTCCTGCTCACCTCGCTGACGACGGTGCTCGGCCTTGTTCCGATGGCGCTTTTCGGCGGCGCCCTGTTCGAGCCGATGGCGGCCCTGATGATCGGCGGGCTCGTTCTGGCCTCGCCGATCACACTCCTGTTCGTACCACCGCTCTACCGGCTCTTCTTCCGCAGATAG